A segment of the Paracoccus suum genome:
GGGCCAGAGCGGCCGTCCAGCATCAGCCCGCCGCCCCCGTTGACCTGCAAATCGACAAATCCGGGCGCGAGGATCCCGCCGCCGAGGTCCTGCCCGGTGCCGTCGTCGGGTCGCAGGGCCACGCGGTCACCCTCGACATGCACGGCCATGCCGTCCACCAGCCGCGTTCCATCAAAGATGCGGGCGCCGCGCAGGATCATCGGGTCTCGGTTACCTTTTTCAGGTGGCGCGGCCGGTCAGGATCGTGCCCGCGGGCGCGGGACAGCGCCTCGGCCATGCCATAGAACGTGGCGACGGCAAGCAGCGGGTCGAGCCACGGATGCAGGGGCGCCGTCAGGGGCAGCGTCGTGGTGCCGGGCGGGGCCGTGTCGGTGACGAACACCTGCGCGCCTTGCGCCGCCAGCCGCGCCGCGGTCGCCGCCACGCCCTCGCGCGCCGCATCGCCGACGCTTAGGGCCAAGACGGGAAAGCCTGCCTCTGCGATGGCGGCGGGGCCGTGCAGCACCTCGGCCGCGCTGAAGGCCTCGGCATGGATGGCGCAGGTTTCCTTCAGCTTCAGCGCCATTTCGGACGCGAGCGGAAAGCCGGGTCCGCGGCCGAGGATATAGGCCGAGGATGCATCCTCCAGTGCCGCCGCCAAGGGTTGCCAGTCGAGGGTGATGGCATCCTCGAGCGCCTGCGGCAGTCGCTCCAGCGCGGAGAGCAGGGCGCGATCCTCGCGCCAGTGAGCGACAAGCGCGGCGCCCGCGATGCACGAGTTAACAAAGGTCTTGGTCGCCGCGACGGCGCGCTCGTCGCCGGCGGCGAGGGGCAAGGTCAGATCGGCCTGCTGGCCCAGCACCGCCGCGGGATGATTGGTCAGCGCCAGCGTCAGCGCGCCGCCGGCGCCGGCCGCCGCTTGCGCGGCGACGATGTCAGGGCTTTGGCCCGATTGCGAGATCGACACCGCGACCGCGCCGCCAACCCGCAGCGGCCGCCCGTAGACCGAGGCGACGGACGGCCCGAGCGAGGCGACCGGCACACTGGCCGCAAGCTCGACCAGGTATTTGAGATAGGCGGCGGCGTGGTCGGACGAGCCGCGGGCGATGGTCAGCACTACCCGGGGATCGCGCTCGCGCAGGCGCGCGCCGGCGTCACGCAGGGCCGGGCCCGCAAGCGTCAGGAACCGGGCCGCGGCCTCCGGGATCTGCGCGATTTCCTCTGCCATCAGGCTCATGCGGCGGCTCCTTCAGCCAATTGCAGCGCCAGTCGCAGCGCCCCGTCCAACGCGCTGCCCTGCGCCTCGATCTGCGGCCAGCGTCCGGCCAGCCGCGCGGCATATAGCGGCCCGAGGCCGCCGATGAACACCACGGGCAGTTCGGCACCCTGCTGCAGCCGGATGATGGCCTGCGCCACTTCAGCCGCGCCGTCCCGCAGCACGGCCCGCGCGGCCGGGTCCTCGGGATCGGCCGCGATGCGCGGAACAAGGGCGGCGAAATCCGCGCCGGTCGCGGTGCGGGCAAAGGCGACCACGCCGGCCGGGCCGCCCAGATCGGCAATGACAGCGGACGCGAGCGGACTGGCCTCGGCCATACCGTCGCCGGCGCGCAGCGCATGGGCCAGGAACCGCTTTCCCAGCCAGGCGCCGGACGCCTCGTCACCTAGCACCGCGCCCCAGCCGCCGATGCTGACCACCGCCCCCGCCAGTTGCCGCGAAAAGACCGAGCCGGTGCCGATTGCCGCGACGATCCCGTCGGCCGGCCCCAGCGCCCCTGCGACCGAGGTCAGGGCGTCATGGACCACCCGCGTGCGCCCGAACGGCAGCATCGGCGCCAGCCAGTCGCGCGCGCCTGAAATGTTGGCCCCGGCCAGTCCCAGGCAGGCCGCGACCTGCGCCGCGGGCCGTCCGTCCAGCGCCGCATCAGCAGCCGCCATGATGTTGGCACGGGCGCCGTCACGGTCGGACATGATGTTCGCCGGGCCGCCGCTGCCGCGCCCGATCACGCGCCCGGCGCGGTCGGCCAGCACTGCGCGACATCCCGTGCCGCCCCCGTCGAGGCCCAGAACCCAGTCCATCACCGTCCTTGACGCGGCGAGGCGCCGCGCGTCACCATGGCGTCGAGATGAAGGGCGGGCAAGACCCGTCACCGGGGAGGGGAACTTCATGATTTACCGCACGCTTATCGCGGGGCTGCTGACGGCGACCGCCATGGTCTCGCCCGCGCTTGCGCAGGATGCGAACCTGACGATCGAGAGCTGGCGCAACGACGATCTGGCCATCTGGCAAGAGAAGATCATTCCTGCGTTCGAGGCGGCCCATCCGGGCATCAAGGTCAATTTCACGCCCTCGGCCCCGGCCGAATACAACGCCGTGCTGAACAGCAAGCTGGATGGCGGCAGCGCAGGCGATCTGATCACCTGCCGGCCGTTCGATGCCTCGCTCGGCCTCTTTCAAAAGGGCAAGCTCGCCGACCTGACCGACCTGCCCGGCATGGCCAACTTCTCCGAGGTGGCAAAGGCCGCCTGGACCACCGACGACGGCAAGCAGACCTTCTGCGTGCCGATGGCCAGCGTGATCCACGGCTTTCTCTACAACAAGACCGCGTTCAAGGACCTCGGGATAGAGGTGCCCAAGACCGAGGCCGAGTTCTTTGCCGCGCTCGACAAGATCAAGTCCGACGGCACCTATATTCCGCTGGACATGGGCACGCCCGACCAGTGGGAAGCCGCCACCATGGGCTATCAGAACATCGGCCCCAACTATTGGCACGGCGAGGAGGGCCGCAAGGCGCTGATCGCCGGCACCGCCAAGCTGACCGATCCGCAATTCGTCGCCCCGCTGGAGCAACTGGCCAAGTGGAAGCCGTATCTCGGCGACGGCTTCGAGGCGCAGAGCTATCCCGACAGCCAGAACCTGTTCACCCTCGGCCGGGCGGCGATCTATCCCACCGGCAGCTGGGAAATCGCGCCCTTCACGCCCCAGATCGCCGGCGCTTTCGAGATGGGGGCCTTCCCGCCGCCGGTCCCGAAGGAAGGCGACAAGTGCTACATCAGCGATCACACCGACATCGGCATCGGCATGAACGCGGCGACCAAGAACCCGGAAGCCGCGCGCACCTTCCTCGACTGGGTCGCCTCGCCCGAATTCGCGACCCTCTATGCCAATGCGCTGCCCGGTTTCTTCCCGCTGACCTCGGCCGAGGTAAAGCTGGACGATCCACTGGCGCAGGAGTTCGCCGGCTGGCGCAAGAATTGCGAGAGCACGATCCGCTCGACCTACCAGATCCTGTCGCGCGGCGAGCCGAACCTGGAGAACGAGGCCTGGGTCGTGTCGGCGGCAGTGGTCAACGGCACCATGACGCCGGCGGATGGCGCCAAGCGGCTGCAGGATGGCCTCGACAGCTGGTACAAGCCCGGCGTCGCCGTGCCGGTGCCGGAGGAAAAGCCGGCCGAGCCGGCGAAAGCGGACGACACAAAGGCCGAGTCTGCGACGGATGCGGCGCCTGCTTCTGACGCTGCACCGACTGCTGAGGCTGCCCCTGCTGCTAAGGCTGCCCCGGCGGCCGACGCCGCCGCACCGGCCACGCCCGCGCCCGCCACGCCTGCGCCGGACGCTGCCGCGCCTTCGGCGGATATCCCGGCTGCGGATGCACCCGCAGCCCCGGCAAGCGGTTCCGCTGCCCCGGCAGAGCCAGCAGCCCCTGCGGCGGACGCGGCGACCCCTGCAGCCCCGGCTGCTGACCCCGCAGCAGCCCCGGCGGCTCCCGCAGATCCGGCAGCACCCGCTGACGCGGCGCCTGCAGCTCCGGCCGGGACCTGAGGCCTGTGCGGGTCTGTCTGACCATCGGCCGGCCCGCGGCCTTGTTCACCTTGTGCCCCGGCCCGTTTTCGGACTGGGGCACATGGCATTCGCATGACGTGGGGGGGATTGGTCGCTTGGTCGCCCCGGCCCCTAACTGCGATCTCGCCTCCTGATGCGATTCCGCCCCCATATCCTTGTGTTCCTCGCCCCTGCGGTGCTGGTCTATAGCGCGCTGATGGTGGTGCCGCTATTTGCCACCCTCGGTCTCTCGCTCGAGGACAGGACCGGCGGCTTTGCCGGGCTTGCCAATTTCCGCACCCTGTTCGGGGATCCGCGCTGGGCGGCCTCGTTCTGGAACGCGCTCGGCAACAACCTGTGGTTCTTTGTCGTCCACATGCTGGTCCAGAACCCGATCGGCATCGCCCTTGCGGCGCTGCTGTCGCAACCGGGCTTGCGGGGGGCGGCGGTCTATCGCACCGCGATCTTCATCCCCACGATCCTCAGCTTCGTGATCGTCGGCTTTGTCTGGAAGCTGATCCTGTCGCCGATCTGGGGTGTCGCGCCGTCGATGCTGGATGCGATCGGCCTGAAATCCCTGTTCCAGCCTTGGCTGGGGCGCGAGGGGACCGCGCTGACCACCCTCGCGCTGGTGTCGGTGTGGCAGTTCGTCGGCATCCCGATGATGCTGATCTACGCCGCTTTGCTCTCGATCCCCGACGAGGTGCTGGAAGCGGCCGAGGTCGATGGTCTGACACCCTGGGCGATGTTCTGGAAGATCCGCCTGCCGCTGATCTGGCCCGCCATCGGGATCATTTCGGTGCTGACCTTTGTCGGCAACTTCAACGCGTTCGATCTGATCTATGTCTCGCAAGGGGCGTTGGCCGGGCCCAATTTCGCGACCGACATCCTCGGCACGTTCCTCTTTCGCACCTTCTTTGGCTTTCAACTGCAGCAAGGTGATCCGACGATGGGCGCGACCATTGCCGCGGTGATGTTCGGCATCATCCTTGCCGGGGTTTGCGTCTATCTGTTCGCCATCCAGACCCGTCTGCGGCGGTATCAGTTCTGATGTCGCGCCGGCCCCGCCTCCTGACGCATCTGGCGCTGATCCTGTGGACGCTGATTGCGCTGTTCCCGGTCTGGCTGGTGATCATCAACAGCATGAAATCGCGGCGCGCGATCTTTGCCGAGCCGCTCGCCCTGCCGGGCCCGAAAAGCTTTGACCTGGTCGGCTATCAGACGGTGCTGAAACAGGGCGACTTCCTGCTTTACGTCCAGAACAGCCTGATCGTGACGGTGGTCTCGCTAGCGCTGGTGCTGCTGTTCGGGGCGATGGCCGCCTTTGCCCTCGCCGAGTACCGCTTTCGCGGCAACCGGCTGATGGGCCTCTACCTGGCGCTGGGGATCATGATCCCGATCCGGCTGGGGACGGTGGCGATCCTGCAGGGGATGGTCGCAACCGGACTGGTCAACACCCGCATCGCGCTGATCCTTGTCTATACCGCACAGGGGATTCCGCTCTGCGTGTTCATCCTGTCCGAGTTCATGCGCGGTCTGTCGGACGATCTGAAGAATGCGGCGCGCATCGACGGACTGTCGGAATACGCGATCTTCTTTCGCATCATCCTGCCGCTGGTGCGCCCGGCCATGGCTACGGTCGCCGTGTTCACCATGATTCCGATCTGGAACGACCTGTGGTTCCCGCTGATCCTGGCCCCGGCCGAGGCGGTCAAGACCATCACGCTTGGCACGCAGGTTTTCCTTGGCCAATTCGTGACCAACTGGAACGCGGTGCTGGCTGCGCTGACGCTCGCCATCGGGCCGGTGCTGGTCCTTTACCTGATCTTTTCGCGCCAGCTGATCCGCGGCATTACCGCGGGCGCGGTCAAATGAGGTGCCCATGACCCCTGCGCTGCAGTTGCGCGACGTCCGCAAGACCTTCGGCAAGGTCGAGGTAATTCCCGGCGCATCGCTGTCGGTGATGCCGGGCGAGTTCGTGGTCTTCGTCGGCCCCTCGGGCTGTGGCAAGTCGACCCTGTTGCGAATGATCGCGGGGCTGGAGGCGCCTGACAGCGGCGACATCATGATCGGCGGGGCACGCGTGAACGGCGTCAGCCCGGCACGGCGCGGCATCGCCATGGTGTTCCAGAGCTATGCCCTCTACCCGCACCTCACGGTTGCGGGGAACATGGGCCTCGCGCTGAAGCAGGCCGGCATGCCGCGGGCGGAACGCGAGGCCGCCATCGCCGAGGCGGCGCGGATGCTGGCGCTGGAGCCGCTGCTGGACCGCCGCCCAGCGCAGCTGTCGGGCGGTCAGCGCCAGCGCGTCGCGATCGGCCGGGCGATCGTGCGCCGGCCCAAGCTGTTCCTGTTCGACGAGCCGCTGTCGAACCTCGATGCCGCGCTGCGCGGCCAGACCCGCATCGAGCTTGCGCGCCTGCACCGCGAGCTTGGCGCGACAATGATCTATGTGACGCACGACCAGGTCGAGGCAATGACCCTGGCCGACCGGATCGTCGTGCTGGACCGCGGCCATATCGCCCAGATCGGCACCCCGATGGAGCTTTATGACCGCCCCGCGAACCGCTTCGTCGCCAGCTTCATCGGCGCCCCGGCGATGAACTTTCTGCCCGCCGCCGCCATTCCGGGCGCACCGCCGGGGGCCGAGACGCTCGGCCTGCGCCCCGACCATCTGGCCCCCGACCCGGCCGAAGGAATCCCGACCGAGGTCACGCATGTCGAGCATCTTGGCCCCGAGACGCTGGTCCATGCCACCGGTGCCGGCGGGTTGCTGACCGCGCGGCTGACCGGCGCGCCGGAGATCGCGCCCGGCACCGCCCTGCGGCTGGCGCCGAACCGTGCGCATCTGCATTGGTTCGATGCAGCGGGGGACCGGCTCTGATCTGACGGTCCGAGGGCCTCTCCATCTAAACGCCGCGAGGTTGGCCCAGAGGGATACAGGCCCAGCCATACAAGATGCTCAGGACTGCGTGCTGGGCGGCGCACCCCGGCCCTATCGCTTGGCCATTGCGCACAGCATCCCTCACGACCCGCCCGGGCTTGCCTTCGGACGCGTGGTGGCTCAACCCTGCGCCACCATCCTCGATCATGCGATCCCCAATGCGCCCCATGACCATCGGCCTTGCCGCGCTCGTCGCGGGCTATGGCCTCAGCCAGTTCTATCGCGCCTTCATCGCGGTCCTCGCGCCCGCTCTGGGGGCCGAGATCGGCGCGACCCCGGGGGATCTGGCGATCGCCTCGGGCCTGTGGTTCCTCGCCTTCGCAGCGGTGCAACTGCCCATCGGCTGGGCGTTCGAGGCGGTAGGGCCGCGACGCACGACGGCGGCCCTGCTGGGCGTTTGCGGGGCAGGGGGCGCGGCAGTCTTCGCCATGGCCACCCGGCCCCTGCACCTCGATATCGCCATGGCCCTCCTTGGCGCGGGCTGCGCGCCGGTGCTGATGGCCGCCTATTACCTCTTGGCGCGGTGCTGGCCGGCCTCTGCCTTTGGCACCATGGCGGGGGTGACGGTTGCGGTCGGCAGCCTTGGCGACATCCTTGGCGCCGCGCCGCTGGTGCGGCTGATCGAGGCCTTCGGCTGGCGCGCGACCCTCTGGGCCTTTGCGGCCATCACGCTGGCTATCGCGGCGCTGATCGCGGCCCTCGTGCGCGATCCGCCGCCGCCCGAGGGGCCGCAGCGGACCGGCAAGTTGATCGACATGCTGCGCCTGCGCGGGCTGTGGCTGATCATGCCCATGGTCTTTGCCAGCTATGCCGTTTCGGCCGCGATCCGCGGACTGTGGGCCTCGCCCTACCTCGCGACTGTGCACGATGCCGATGCGCGCATGATCGGCAGGGGCGTCCTCGTCATGGGGCTGGCGGTGGTGGCAGGAAACCTGGCGGTCGGGCAGGCAGTGCGGCTGATCGGCGGTCCGCGCCGAGCCTCTATCGTCAGCACCTGCTGCACCGCGACGGCGCTGATGGTGCTGTGGCTCAGCCCCGATGCCGGCCTGCCGGTGGCCTATGCCGCACTGGCGGTGATCGGCATGTCGGGCGCGAACTATGCCCTGCTGATGACCCACGCGAGGGCTTACCTTCCGCCGCATCTGGTCGGGCGGGGTATGACGTTCCTCAACATGGTCTCGCTGTCCGGGGTCGGCCTGCTCCAATTCGCCTCGCGGCCTGTCTACGATTCGGTGCTGGCGGCACGTGGGCCGGTGCCAGCCATTGCCTCGGTCTTCCTGTTCTTCCTGATCCCGCTGCTGATCGGGTTGGGCTTCTACCTCTTTTCGCGCGAGGCCGCGGATGCGCCCGCCTGAGATCGAGGTCATCGCCCCGAACCTCAAGCGTCGCCTCAGCGGCGTGACCGCGACCGTGGTGCGGCTGATCCCGGTGCAGTCACGCATGATCGGCATCGTCGCCACTGGACCGGGCCTGCCACCGGACCTGCCGCACATCCCCCTGGCCCGCGCGCTGAGCCTATCGCGCAGCCGGTGGCGCGTCTGGCACGCCCGCCGCAATACCGAGATGGTCCTCGGGCTGATCGCACGCCGCATCCTGCGGCGGCGGTTTCGGTTGCTCTTCACCAGCGCCGCGCAGCGCCGGCACACCGGCCTGACCCGGTGGCTGATCCGCCAGCAGGACGCGCTGATCGCGACCTCGCCGCAGGCCGCGTCATACCTCGAGCGTCCTGCCGAGGTGATCCTGCACGGTGTCGATCTGGAAGTCTTCCATCCCGCTACCGATCGCGCGGGCGACCGGCGCGCGTTGGGCCTCGATTCCGATACGGTTCTGATCGGCTGCTTTGGCCGCATCCGCGCGCAAAAGGGTGTCGATCTGCTGGTCGATGCGGCGCTGCGCCTGCTGCCCTCGCGGCCCGAGGTGCAGGTACTGTTCACCGGCCGCATCACCCCCGACCAGCAGGCTTTCGCGGACGAGTTGAAAGCGCGCATCGCCGCCGCCGGGCTGACCCGGCGCATCCGTTTCCTGGGCGAGTTGCCCTGGCCCGATGTGGTCGCCCTTTACCGCTGCCTCGATCTCTTCGCCGCCCCCGCCCGGTGGGAGGGGTTCGGCCTTACCCCGCTGGAGGCGATGGCCTCGGGCGTGCCGGTGGTCGCGGCCCGGGTCGGCGCCTATGAGACGCTGATCCGCGACGGCGTCACAGGCTCGCTGGTCCCGGCAGATGATGCGACCGCCTTGACGGCGGCGCTGCAACGCTGGCTCGACGATCCTGGCGCCCGCGCGGAAGCCGGGCGCGCTGCGCGCGGTCATGTGGCAGCCAACCACGGAATCGAGGCCGAGGCGCGGGCCATCACCGCCGTTTATCGCCGGCTGCTTGCGTGAATCGCCTGAGCTTCAAACTCGCGGCCTGGACCAGCGAGGATGTGACGCTGATGCACCTGTCCGTGCCACAGCAGGCGCTGCTCGACGAGCTGAACGGCAAGCACGTCGCCCTGATCGGCAACGCACGCGCCCTGGCCGAGGGGCAACAGGGGGCGGAGATCGACGCGCATGACCTGGTGATCCGCATCAACCGCGCGCCGATGCCGGCCGCCGCCAGCCACGGCACGCGCACCGACTGGCTGGCGCTCGGAATCGGACTGCCGCCAGAGGACCGTGCCCGGCTGGCCCCGCGCCGCACCTTATACATGGCGGCAAAGCGCAAGCGCCTCGACTGGGCCACGGCGACCTCGCCCGGCTTCTACCTGCATCCGCGATACCAGATCGAAGGGCTGGCGCGCGCGCTTCGTGCCAAGCCGACCACTGGGGCGATGCTGATCGAGCTATGCCTCAGGGCGGAACTGAAAACGCTTGACCTTTACGGCTTCGATTTTTTCGCTTCACGCTCCCTGTCGGGACGGCGATCGGCGGAGGACGTTCCACACGATTTTGGTGCCGAGGCCGCATGGGTCGCGGCCCGCGCGGAGGCCGATCCGCGCCTCAGCCTTCGCTAGCGCGTTTCTGGCGGCCAAACAGGCCAGTGATCGCCGTCATCAGCGGGTTGATGACCTTGGTCGCTACCGGGATCAGCACCAGGCCCAGCGCCAGCCCGAAGATGCCGTCAAAGAACGCGGTGACGGCCCATGTGACCAGGCCCGCGAGGCGAGAGATCAGATTTGCGGCGGTCTCGGCGCGATGGTGGATCGCATCATAGGGGGCGGTAAGGCCCAGTTCAGCCAAGCCGTGCAGGACGATGTTGCCGCCGACCCAGATCATGGCGGCGGTCCCGATGATTGTCAGCACACGCATGAAGCCCGGCATCGTCTTTACGATCCCCCGCCCGATGGTTGCGCGAATGCCGCCGCGCCTGACCAAGTGCATGCCGAAATCATCGGCCTTCACGATCAGCGCGACAAAGCCGTAGACCGCAAAGGTGATTGCGACGCCCACCACCAGCAGGATGACCGCCTTCATCCACCAGGGATCCTCGGCCGGGATGGTCGACAGGGCGATGGTCATGATCTCGGCCGACAGGATGAAGTCGGTCTTGATCGCGCCCTTGACCTTGCTCTCCTCCAGCCGGGCCGGATCGCCGCTTTTCTCGGCGTCTTCCTCAGGATGCGCGTCCTCGTGCGGGTACATCGCGTGCCAGACCTTTTCCGCCCCCTCGAAACAAAGATAGGCACCACCGATCATCAGAAGCGGAGAGATCAGCCACGGCGCGAATTGCGACAGCAGCAGTGCCACCGGCAAGAGAATGATGATCTTGTTGAAGATCGAGCCCTTGGCGATCCGCCAGACGATCGGCACCTCGCGGCTGGCGTCAAAGCCATCGACGTATTTCGGCGTCACCGCGGCATCATCGATCACCGCGCCTGCGGCCTTGGCCCCAGCCTTGGCGGCCTGTCCCGCGACATCGTCAATCGATGCGGCGGCGACCTTCGCAATGCCTGCCACGTCGTCCAGAAGCGCGATCAGTCCGCTCATCCACCCATCCCTTGCCGTCCGGCCCCTCAACCGCGTGGGCCATATCGCGTTCCCGGCGCGGGGCACAGCCCAAAGCCGGCGCGTAATTCTGCCGACGCTCCCCGGCTGCGCCACATCGCCCCGGATGACGCAACCATCCCGCGGTTACCGCATTTCCCACGGAGCGCGC
Coding sequences within it:
- a CDS encoding SIS domain-containing protein; this encodes MSLMAEEIAQIPEAAARFLTLAGPALRDAGARLRERDPRVVLTIARGSSDHAAAYLKYLVELAASVPVASLGPSVASVYGRPLRVGGAVAVSISQSGQSPDIVAAQAAAGAGGALTLALTNHPAAVLGQQADLTLPLAAGDERAVAATKTFVNSCIAGAALVAHWREDRALLSALERLPQALEDAITLDWQPLAAALEDASSAYILGRGPGFPLASEMALKLKETCAIHAEAFSAAEVLHGPAAIAEAGFPVLALSVGDAAREGVAATAARLAAQGAQVFVTDTAPPGTTTLPLTAPLHPWLDPLLAVATFYGMAEALSRARGHDPDRPRHLKKVTETR
- a CDS encoding BadF/BadG/BcrA/BcrD ATPase family protein gives rise to the protein MDWVLGLDGGGTGCRAVLADRAGRVIGRGSGGPANIMSDRDGARANIMAAADAALDGRPAAQVAACLGLAGANISGARDWLAPMLPFGRTRVVHDALTSVAGALGPADGIVAAIGTGSVFSRQLAGAVVSIGGWGAVLGDEASGAWLGKRFLAHALRAGDGMAEASPLASAVIADLGGPAGVVAFARTATGADFAALVPRIAADPEDPAARAVLRDGAAEVAQAIIRLQQGAELPVVFIGGLGPLYAARLAGRWPQIEAQGSALDGALRLALQLAEGAAA
- a CDS encoding carbohydrate ABC transporter permease, with the translated sequence MRFRPHILVFLAPAVLVYSALMVVPLFATLGLSLEDRTGGFAGLANFRTLFGDPRWAASFWNALGNNLWFFVVHMLVQNPIGIALAALLSQPGLRGAAVYRTAIFIPTILSFVIVGFVWKLILSPIWGVAPSMLDAIGLKSLFQPWLGREGTALTTLALVSVWQFVGIPMMLIYAALLSIPDEVLEAAEVDGLTPWAMFWKIRLPLIWPAIGIISVLTFVGNFNAFDLIYVSQGALAGPNFATDILGTFLFRTFFGFQLQQGDPTMGATIAAVMFGIILAGVCVYLFAIQTRLRRYQF
- a CDS encoding carbohydrate ABC transporter permease, with product MSRRPRLLTHLALILWTLIALFPVWLVIINSMKSRRAIFAEPLALPGPKSFDLVGYQTVLKQGDFLLYVQNSLIVTVVSLALVLLFGAMAAFALAEYRFRGNRLMGLYLALGIMIPIRLGTVAILQGMVATGLVNTRIALILVYTAQGIPLCVFILSEFMRGLSDDLKNAARIDGLSEYAIFFRIILPLVRPAMATVAVFTMIPIWNDLWFPLILAPAEAVKTITLGTQVFLGQFVTNWNAVLAALTLAIGPVLVLYLIFSRQLIRGITAGAVK
- a CDS encoding ABC transporter ATP-binding protein, with amino-acid sequence MTPALQLRDVRKTFGKVEVIPGASLSVMPGEFVVFVGPSGCGKSTLLRMIAGLEAPDSGDIMIGGARVNGVSPARRGIAMVFQSYALYPHLTVAGNMGLALKQAGMPRAEREAAIAEAARMLALEPLLDRRPAQLSGGQRQRVAIGRAIVRRPKLFLFDEPLSNLDAALRGQTRIELARLHRELGATMIYVTHDQVEAMTLADRIVVLDRGHIAQIGTPMELYDRPANRFVASFIGAPAMNFLPAAAIPGAPPGAETLGLRPDHLAPDPAEGIPTEVTHVEHLGPETLVHATGAGGLLTARLTGAPEIAPGTALRLAPNRAHLHWFDAAGDRL
- a CDS encoding MFS transporter codes for the protein MTIGLAALVAGYGLSQFYRAFIAVLAPALGAEIGATPGDLAIASGLWFLAFAAVQLPIGWAFEAVGPRRTTAALLGVCGAGGAAVFAMATRPLHLDIAMALLGAGCAPVLMAAYYLLARCWPASAFGTMAGVTVAVGSLGDILGAAPLVRLIEAFGWRATLWAFAAITLAIAALIAALVRDPPPPEGPQRTGKLIDMLRLRGLWLIMPMVFASYAVSAAIRGLWASPYLATVHDADARMIGRGVLVMGLAVVAGNLAVGQAVRLIGGPRRASIVSTCCTATALMVLWLSPDAGLPVAYAALAVIGMSGANYALLMTHARAYLPPHLVGRGMTFLNMVSLSGVGLLQFASRPVYDSVLAARGPVPAIASVFLFFLIPLLIGLGFYLFSREAADAPA
- a CDS encoding glycosyltransferase family 4 protein, with the translated sequence MRPPEIEVIAPNLKRRLSGVTATVVRLIPVQSRMIGIVATGPGLPPDLPHIPLARALSLSRSRWRVWHARRNTEMVLGLIARRILRRRFRLLFTSAAQRRHTGLTRWLIRQQDALIATSPQAASYLERPAEVILHGVDLEVFHPATDRAGDRRALGLDSDTVLIGCFGRIRAQKGVDLLVDAALRLLPSRPEVQVLFTGRITPDQQAFADELKARIAAAGLTRRIRFLGELPWPDVVALYRCLDLFAAPARWEGFGLTPLEAMASGVPVVAARVGAYETLIRDGVTGSLVPADDATALTAALQRWLDDPGARAEAGRAARGHVAANHGIEAEARAITAVYRRLLA
- a CDS encoding glycosyltransferase family 29 protein, whose product is MNRLSFKLAAWTSEDVTLMHLSVPQQALLDELNGKHVALIGNARALAEGQQGAEIDAHDLVIRINRAPMPAAASHGTRTDWLALGIGLPPEDRARLAPRRTLYMAAKRKRLDWATATSPGFYLHPRYQIEGLARALRAKPTTGAMLIELCLRAELKTLDLYGFDFFASRSLSGRRSAEDVPHDFGAEAAWVAARAEADPRLSLR
- a CDS encoding DUF808 domain-containing protein, translated to MSGLIALLDDVAGIAKVAAASIDDVAGQAAKAGAKAAGAVIDDAAVTPKYVDGFDASREVPIVWRIAKGSIFNKIIILLPVALLLSQFAPWLISPLLMIGGAYLCFEGAEKVWHAMYPHEDAHPEEDAEKSGDPARLEESKVKGAIKTDFILSAEIMTIALSTIPAEDPWWMKAVILLVVGVAITFAVYGFVALIVKADDFGMHLVRRGGIRATIGRGIVKTMPGFMRVLTIIGTAAMIWVGGNIVLHGLAELGLTAPYDAIHHRAETAANLISRLAGLVTWAVTAFFDGIFGLALGLVLIPVATKVINPLMTAITGLFGRQKRASEG